A single genomic interval of Pyrus communis chromosome 5, drPyrComm1.1, whole genome shotgun sequence harbors:
- the LOC137734412 gene encoding uncharacterized protein: protein MTASSSSTFFTSAGVPQAPVPVSQQEFTLFHKVDRKVFSRLTFVLGRDPGESAQIVALWMWLEHAGKEYNFVHKLCSNLPDTLLSAVAEESVVALNCIQNDDFYPDFSNHEIPLLNALTNSDVTLKYFHQNRLGIIRGVTKLLNEVCMRAFDDLLPKRHPNNAQEILLNPALIGDQNIVMPQYHVNPLHNPLMHNDVPYDVASGSNMRPFVPNQRMRGVVNDHHQQFMGPQHINLLTRAVMRSDASLDYLRGVFDPYDLAVQRHILNNEMSDMLNNLSLNGGGYRVEAEEVSADERTIFLTFSKGYPISENEVKEYFSRKFGDFIESVFMQEVTGDDQPLYARLVVRSASSIPVVLNGKSKAKFSINGKHVWARKYVRKPTPGEPSSPRTVAPTHQV, encoded by the exons ATGACTGCGTCCTCTTCATCCACTTTCTTTACCTCTGCAGGCGTGCCCCAAGCCCCAGTTCCAGTCTCCCAACAAGAGTTCACCTTGTTTCACAAAGTCGACCGTAAGGTCTTCTCCCGCCTTACCTTTGTCCTTGGGCGTGACCCGGGTGAGTCAGCCCAGATTGTGGCCCTGTGGATGTGGCTCGAGCATGCGGGCAAAGAGTACAACTTTGTGCACAAATTATGTTCAAATCTACCTGACACCCTTCTAAGTGCTGTAGCGGAGGAGTCTGTGGTGGCTCTAAACTGCATACAAAATGACGACTTCTACCCCGACTTCAGTAACCATGAGATTCCCCTACTCAACGCTCTAACCAATAGCGACGTCACCctcaaatattttcatcaaaaccgCCTAGGAATCATTCGGGGTGTCACCAAATTGTTGAATGAGGTTTGCATGCGAGCGTTTGATGACTTGCTCCCGAAGCGTCACCCAAACAACGCTCAAGAAATATTACTAAACCCTGCCTTGATTGGAGATCAAAATATTGTGATGCCTCAGTACCATGTTAATCCTTTGCACAATCCTCTAATGCATAATGATGTGCCCTATGATGTTGCTAGTGGATCAAACATGAGACCTTTTGTTCCTAATCAAAGAATGCGTGGGGTTGTCAATGATCATCATCAACAATTCATGGGGCCTCAACATATTAATCTCCTCACTCGTGCCGTAATGAGGAGTGACGCCTCTCTAGACTACTTGCGGGGTGTTTTTGATCCTTACGATCTCGCTGTTCAGCGCCATATTTTGAACAACGAAATGAGTGATATGTTGAACAATTTGAGTTTGAATGGTGGCGGTTATCGGGTGGAAGCGGAAGAAGTGTCTGCTGATGAAAGGACTATTTTCTTGACATTTTCTAAaggctatcccatttcagaaaATGAAGTCAAAGAGTACTTCAGTAG GAAATTTGGGGACTTTATCGAATCTGTGTTTATGCAAGAAGTGACGGGTGACGATCAACCCTTGTATGCTCGCCTTGTGGTTCGTTCCGCTTCCTCCATTCCAGTTGTTCTTAATGGAAAAAGTAAGGCCAAATTCTCCATTAATGGCAAACATGTTTGGGCAAGAAAATACGTGCGTAAACCAACACCCGGAGAACCAAGTTCACCAAGAACTGTTGCACCAACTCATCAAGTTTAA